In Streptomyces sp. NBC_01707, a genomic segment contains:
- a CDS encoding PD-(D/E)XK nuclease family protein: MQCPLLYRFRVIDRLPEKPSEAATRGTLVHAVLERLFDNPAAERTAGRATALIPGQWDRLLESKPELSDLFADDAEGERLSRWLAEAERLVERWFSLEDPTRLEPAERELFVETELESGLRLRGVIDRIDVAPTGEVRIVDYKTGKAPRPEYAEGALFQMKFYALVIWRLKGVVPRRLQLVYLGSGDVMTYDPVVADLERVERKLQALWEAIRLATETGEWRPRPTKLCGWCDHQAVCPEFGGTPPVYPLSVRAAESGQGVQGTMGPVRAGTGRPAAVEGP, translated from the coding sequence ATGCAGTGTCCTCTGCTGTACCGGTTCCGGGTCATCGACAGGCTGCCGGAGAAGCCCAGCGAGGCAGCTACCCGGGGCACGCTGGTCCATGCGGTGCTGGAGCGGCTGTTCGACAATCCGGCGGCGGAGCGTACGGCCGGCCGGGCCACGGCGCTGATCCCCGGCCAGTGGGACCGGCTGCTGGAGTCGAAGCCGGAGCTGTCGGATCTGTTCGCCGACGATGCGGAAGGCGAGCGGCTCTCGCGCTGGCTGGCGGAGGCGGAGCGGCTGGTGGAGCGGTGGTTCTCGCTGGAGGATCCGACGCGACTGGAGCCGGCCGAGCGGGAGCTGTTCGTCGAGACGGAGCTGGAGTCGGGGCTGCGGCTGCGCGGGGTGATCGACCGGATCGATGTGGCGCCGACGGGCGAGGTCCGGATCGTGGACTACAAGACGGGGAAGGCGCCGCGGCCGGAGTACGCGGAGGGCGCCCTGTTCCAGATGAAGTTCTACGCCCTGGTGATCTGGCGGCTGAAGGGTGTGGTGCCGCGGCGGCTGCAGCTGGTCTATCTGGGCAGCGGCGACGTCATGACGTACGACCCGGTCGTGGCCGATCTGGAGCGGGTGGAGCGCAAGCTGCAGGCCCTGTGGGAAGCGATCCGGCTGGCCACGGAGACGGGCGAGTGGCGGCCCCGGCCGACGAAGCTCTGCGGTTGGTGCGACCACCAAGCGGTCTGTCCGGAATTCGGCGGGACTCCCCCGGTATACCCGCTGTCCGTACGGGCGGCGGAATCAGGGCAGGGTGTCCAGGGCACAATGGGCCCGGTCCGGGCCGGGACCGGCCGGCCCGCGGCCGTCGAAGGACCTTGA